In one window of Funiculus sociatus GB2-C1 DNA:
- a CDS encoding DUF3352 domain-containing protein — MLKKNKRPLILALGTGALLLGGALAYWLLVQQNILRGNVPEGAKLVPQDALFAVSVSTDEKQWQQLREYGTPQSQAAFAKQLQQLEKNLLTANGYNYQQDIKPWVGKEVTIAFLPPETPQSPNAIPVGQQSVVMVLPINDPLQAKQVLERARPQTANKFVERDYKGIKIRETPSGAAQKFSTTLLERSLVVSTDPKGTERIIDTYKGAASLGTTPGYSEALGRIRATDPFARLYFNVPVATAVAAANSARSLPSQNLASLQQKQGLATTVMLQPQGILFKGVSWLKPNSENKYAVENNSKIMSRRLPENTLMMTSGGNLERLWQDYVKGAQSNPIIPINPEALKAGIKSQLGLDLEQDLLPWMRGEFSLALIPAPKGVPSNLGAGVVFMVQASDRSRAEKSLQQIDQVMANQYQFQVQQGSLNNQPVVNWTSQLGGLAATHGWLDGNVAFLSLGAPVATTIVPQPQATLSDSELFKQGMPTELNAKNGSFFIDVDRTINTGNLALPQFSPDQKIFTNAIRSIGVTAGLSSDRSSRFDIFVRTKKIGEPSNSGKPSISPTPQSSPQASPTASP, encoded by the coding sequence ATGCTTAAGAAAAATAAACGTCCCCTAATTCTGGCTTTGGGAACTGGTGCGTTGCTACTGGGCGGCGCATTGGCTTACTGGCTGCTGGTGCAGCAAAATATTTTACGGGGTAATGTCCCAGAAGGTGCCAAGTTAGTTCCTCAGGATGCGCTCTTTGCCGTATCAGTTTCTACTGATGAAAAGCAATGGCAGCAACTGCGGGAGTATGGCACTCCGCAAAGCCAAGCTGCCTTTGCCAAACAGCTGCAACAGCTGGAAAAAAATCTCCTCACTGCCAACGGCTACAACTATCAGCAAGATATTAAGCCTTGGGTGGGTAAAGAAGTTACGATCGCTTTTTTGCCCCCGGAAACACCGCAATCCCCGAATGCGATTCCCGTTGGTCAACAATCGGTGGTGATGGTGCTGCCAATTAACGATCCCTTGCAAGCAAAGCAAGTGTTGGAAAGAGCCAGACCGCAAACCGCCAACAAGTTCGTTGAACGCGATTACAAGGGCATTAAGATTAGAGAAACGCCGAGCGGTGCGGCACAGAAGTTTTCCACAACGCTGCTAGAACGTTCTTTGGTTGTCAGCACCGATCCTAAAGGGACGGAGCGCATAATCGATACCTACAAAGGTGCAGCATCTTTGGGGACTACTCCAGGTTACTCGGAGGCGTTGGGTAGGATTAGAGCCACAGATCCATTTGCGCGATTATATTTCAATGTGCCAGTTGCTACTGCTGTAGCCGCAGCAAACTCGGCGCGATCGCTTCCTTCCCAAAACCTCGCTTCTTTGCAACAAAAGCAGGGTTTAGCAACAACGGTGATGTTGCAACCACAGGGAATTCTTTTTAAAGGGGTTTCTTGGCTGAAGCCGAACAGCGAAAACAAGTATGCTGTTGAAAACAATTCCAAAATTATGTCCCGCCGCTTGCCAGAAAACACGCTGATGATGACTTCTGGCGGCAATTTAGAGCGATTATGGCAAGATTACGTCAAGGGCGCTCAATCAAATCCGATTATCCCGATCAATCCAGAAGCCCTGAAAGCTGGAATAAAGTCTCAACTTGGTCTAGATTTAGAGCAAGATTTGCTGCCTTGGATGCGAGGCGAGTTTAGCTTGGCTTTAATTCCCGCACCTAAAGGAGTTCCCTCAAATTTAGGTGCTGGGGTGGTATTTATGGTGCAAGCAAGCGATCGCTCTCGTGCGGAAAAATCCCTCCAGCAAATAGATCAGGTGATGGCAAACCAATACCAATTCCAGGTGCAACAGGGAAGCTTGAATAATCAACCAGTAGTCAACTGGACATCGCAGTTGGGTGGTTTAGCCGCAACTCACGGCTGGTTAGATGGAAATGTTGCCTTCCTGTCCTTGGGCGCACCTGTTGCTACTACCATCGTCCCGCAACCACAAGCAACTCTCTCCGACAGTGAGTTATTTAAACAGGGGATGCCAACAGAACTTAATGCCAAAAATGGTAGCTTCTTCATTGATGTTGACCGCACGATTAATACTGGAAATCTGGCACTGCCGCAATTTTCGCCCGATCAAAAGATATTTACAAATGCGATTCGCTCCATTGGGGTAACAGCTGGACTTAGTAGCGATCGCTCTAGCCGTTTTGACATCTTTGTGCGGACGAAAAAAATTGGGGAACCCAGTAATTCTGGAAAACCTAGTATTTCTCCTACTCCCCAAAGTAGCCCCCAAGCATCTCCCACCGCTTCGCCCTAA
- a CDS encoding thioredoxin domain-containing protein, whose protein sequence is MSNRLAQESSLYLRKHAENPIDWWPWSQEALEKAKAENKPILLSIGYSSCHWCTVMEGEAFSDNAIAQYINANFIPIKVDREERPDIDSIYMQALQMMSGQGGWPLNIFLSPDDLVPFYGGTYFPVEPRYGRPGFLQVLQALRRHYDTETDKMQSLKEELLGYMQQAAVLQTGVETQGLDKNLLRRGLETSAGVIDSDGQGASFPMIPYTELALRGVRFNFESKSDPNQACSKRGLDLALGGIYDHVGGGFHRYTVDPTWTVPHFEKMLYDNGQIVEYLANLWSAGLKEAAFERAIAHTVKWLKREMTAPEGYFYAAQDADNFTTPEEAEPEEGAFYIWSYPEIAELLTPQEFAEIQEQFTVTPGGNFEGKIVLQRRHPGKLTKTLEAALEKLFEARYGVKAGLENFPPARNNQEAKTGNWPGRIPPVTDTKMIVAWNSLMISGLARAYGVFSKEEYLSLAGGAANFILDRQFIDGRFHRLNYDGCPSVLAQSEDYALFIKALLDLHQVTQARFWMEKAIQLQEEFDEFLWSVELGGYYNTAKDASSDLIVRERSYVDNATPAPNGIAIANLVRLAMLTENLEYLDRAEQTLQAFSSIMERSPQACPGLFTGLDWYLHCTLLRTTVNQLASAIAQYLPTTVCNAEVMPSEAVGLVCQGLTCLQPAQTQDQMWEQLLQSQTRG, encoded by the coding sequence ATGAGCAATCGCCTAGCCCAAGAATCAAGCCTCTATCTCCGCAAACACGCTGAAAATCCCATAGACTGGTGGCCTTGGAGTCAAGAAGCCTTAGAAAAGGCAAAGGCTGAGAATAAGCCGATTTTGCTCTCGATTGGTTACTCCAGCTGCCACTGGTGTACGGTAATGGAAGGAGAGGCGTTTTCAGATAACGCGATCGCGCAGTATATAAATGCCAATTTTATCCCGATTAAAGTAGACCGGGAAGAACGTCCTGACATTGATAGTATTTATATGCAGGCGTTGCAGATGATGAGTGGTCAAGGCGGCTGGCCTTTGAATATCTTTCTGTCGCCTGATGATTTGGTGCCTTTTTATGGCGGTACATATTTCCCCGTAGAACCGCGCTATGGACGACCGGGATTTTTGCAAGTGTTGCAAGCGCTTCGCCGCCACTACGACACCGAAACCGACAAAATGCAAAGTCTCAAAGAAGAACTTCTCGGTTATATGCAGCAAGCAGCTGTATTGCAAACTGGAGTAGAGACGCAGGGGTTGGATAAAAATTTGTTGCGGCGAGGTTTGGAAACTAGCGCCGGGGTAATAGACAGCGACGGACAGGGTGCGAGTTTCCCGATGATACCGTATACCGAGTTGGCGCTGCGGGGTGTCCGATTTAATTTTGAATCCAAATCCGATCCTAACCAAGCTTGCAGCAAGCGAGGATTAGATTTAGCACTAGGAGGAATTTACGACCATGTAGGCGGCGGCTTTCACCGTTACACAGTCGATCCTACGTGGACGGTGCCACATTTTGAAAAAATGCTTTACGACAATGGACAAATTGTCGAGTATTTGGCGAATCTATGGAGTGCTGGGTTAAAGGAAGCAGCATTTGAGAGAGCGATCGCGCACACAGTAAAATGGCTGAAACGCGAAATGACTGCACCCGAAGGTTACTTCTACGCTGCTCAGGATGCGGATAATTTTACCACTCCAGAAGAGGCAGAACCCGAAGAAGGGGCGTTTTACATTTGGAGTTACCCGGAAATAGCCGAGTTGCTAACTCCCCAAGAGTTTGCAGAAATTCAAGAACAGTTTACAGTGACACCAGGAGGCAACTTTGAAGGCAAAATTGTATTGCAGCGCCGTCATCCAGGGAAACTGACTAAAACACTAGAAGCAGCTTTAGAAAAGCTGTTTGAAGCTCGTTATGGTGTTAAGGCAGGATTAGAAAATTTTCCTCCAGCCCGCAACAACCAAGAGGCAAAAACTGGAAATTGGCCGGGACGGATTCCACCTGTCACCGATACTAAAATGATTGTGGCATGGAATAGCCTGATGATTTCAGGTTTAGCCAGAGCTTACGGAGTATTCAGCAAAGAAGAGTATTTGTCTCTCGCTGGAGGCGCTGCCAATTTCATCTTAGATCGCCAATTTATTGACGGACGCTTCCACCGCCTTAACTACGACGGCTGTCCATCCGTATTGGCGCAGTCGGAAGATTACGCCCTGTTTATCAAAGCCCTGCTAGATTTGCACCAAGTGACTCAAGCTCGTTTCTGGATGGAGAAAGCGATACAGTTGCAAGAAGAGTTTGACGAATTTCTTTGGAGTGTGGAACTGGGTGGATACTATAACACAGCGAAGGATGCCAGTAGCGATCTAATCGTGCGAGAGCGTAGCTATGTGGATAATGCTACACCAGCGCCGAACGGGATAGCGATCGCCAACTTAGTCCGTCTAGCTATGCTCACGGAAAATCTGGAATATCTCGATCGGGCAGAGCAAACATTACAAGCATTTAGCAGCATAATGGAGCGATCGCCACAAGCGTGTCCAGGTTTGTTTACCGGGCTGGATTGGTATCTTCACTGTACGCTGCTTCGCACCACAGTTAACCAACTTGCCAGCGCGATCGCTCAATATCTCCCCACAACTGTATGCAATGCAGAGGTGATGCCATCTGAGGCGGTGGGATTAGTTTGTCAAGGGCTAACTTGTCTGCAACCCGCCCAAACCCAAGATCAGATGTGGGAGCAACTTTTGCAAAGCCAAACTAGGGGGTAG